Genomic DNA from candidate division WOR-3 bacterium:
CAAATGTTATGGCATGTTGTTCGCAGATACCGACATCAAAGAAGCGATGGGGAAATTTCTCCCGAAAAATCGCCAATCCAGTTCCAAGACACATTCCAGCGGTAATTGCCACAACGCGGCTGTCCCTTTTAGCAATTTCCACCATTTTTTCCCCGAAGTGTTGGGTAAATGTTGGACTCGCTGTAATCAAAGGCTCACCGGTGGCAATATCAAAAGGTCCTGTTGCATGGAAACGCTCAGGATAACGAACCGCGGGTAAATACCCTTCCCCCTTGCGGGTGACAACATGAACAAGAATCGGACCTTTTAAATGCTCTATTCGGCGAAATGTCTGAATCAATTCGGCAATATTGTGACCATTTATTGGACCTACGTAACGAAATCCAAGCTCTTCAAAAAGGAGACTTGGAACCATAAGGTTCTTTAACCCCTCTTCAAGTTTCCGTGCAGTGAGGCGCGCTCGATCGCTCAAATCGCGAGGGAGATGCCCTAAAAGTTGCCAGGCGTCTTCCTTAAGACGATTATAAATTCTACCGGTAATAATTCGATTAAGATAGTTAGCAATCGCACCACTGGAACGGGCAATGGACATTTCATTGTCATTAAGAACAACGATGAGGTCCTGCTTTAAGGCTCCCGCATGATTCAATGCCTCTAATGCCATCCCAGTCACAATCGAACCATCACCAATGACGGCTACTGTGCGTCTGTTATCCCCTCGGAGGCGATCACCCGTTACCAACCCCAGAGCGACAGATATTGAATTACCGGAATGACCGGTGTCAAAAACATCATATTCACTTTCAGAACGTTTGGGGAAACCTGCAATCCCGCCATACTGTCTTAGGGTAGAAAACCTTTCCCTTCTGCCCGTGATAATTTTATGTGCGTAACACTGATGTCCCACATCCCAAATAATCCTATCGGTCGGCGTTTTGAACACATAATGCAACGCAAGGGTCAGCTCCACTACACCAAGACTCGGGGCAAGATGCCCCCCAGTTTTGGCGGTGGTCTTGATTATTAACTCCCTTATTTCCTCCGCCAGTTTTTTTAAATCCTGAACCGTAAGCTTTCTGATGTCCGCCGGCGAATTTATTTGCTCAATAATTGCCATTTACCTTTTTCTATTGACTATATAAGTAGCGATTTCTGAAAAGAACCAAAATTTCCCTCCTAAAGCCGAAAACCCTTTTTGGGTATTTTGTGCAAGAATCTCCGCCTCTTCTCGAATTCGATTTATGCCTCTTGGTCTTTGGTCTTGCTTAAAATCAAGGATGTCATCTGTTATTTGAAAAAGAACGCCTAAACCAACACCCAGCCGATAAAGCCTTTTCTCAATTGCGGGCGCAACTCCAGCAATAACCGCACCTGTCAAAATTGAGACCCCTATCAATTCCGCAGTCTTTAGACGCGCAATGTGGAAATACTCCAATTCCGCTTTTTTCCCCTGCTCGCCTTTTGGCATGATATCGAGGACCTGTCCACCTGCCATTCCCT
This window encodes:
- the dxs gene encoding 1-deoxy-D-xylulose-5-phosphate synthase, whose protein sequence is MAIIEQINSPADIRKLTVQDLKKLAEEIRELIIKTTAKTGGHLAPSLGVVELTLALHYVFKTPTDRIIWDVGHQCYAHKIITGRRERFSTLRQYGGIAGFPKRSESEYDVFDTGHSGNSISVALGLVTGDRLRGDNRRTVAVIGDGSIVTGMALEALNHAGALKQDLIVVLNDNEMSIARSSGAIANYLNRIITGRIYNRLKEDAWQLLGHLPRDLSDRARLTARKLEEGLKNLMVPSLLFEELGFRYVGPINGHNIAELIQTFRRIEHLKGPILVHVVTRKGEGYLPAVRYPERFHATGPFDIATGEPLITASPTFTQHFGEKMVEIAKRDSRVVAITAGMCLGTGLAIFREKFPHRFFDVGICEQHAITFAAGLAQAGLRPVVAIYSTFLLRGLDQLLQDVCLQKLPVVFAIDRAGLVGEDGPTHHGAYDLSYLIMLPEMTVLAPRDEIDLKMMLEFAVDYKDGPVAIRYPRGGSGLTDSSSERAAVELGQGELLRDGKDGAVLAIGSGVATALAAAQLVAERGLQLAVADARFAKPIDEKLILRLTAIRNRLITIEENTLLGGFGNAVSLFLERMHLPCRLMRVGLQDRFIQHGPREVLLEEVGFTPEHLSQVFLDFFQIKG